The sequence below is a genomic window from Sparus aurata chromosome 6, fSpaAur1.1, whole genome shotgun sequence.
ACATAGCGGAGCATTTTGCTTAAGGCTAAAAGGCCAGATATTTTAATCAGGGGTTAGCGGAGACCGAATACACAAGAAATTGAATAATAGACTTAATTTTATGAGGGGGCAACAAACTTAACTGCAAAATTAACGCTAATGAACGCTAATGAAGGTGTGAAGTTCCAGATCTGGTTGTCCACTGTGCagttattttcatcacaatGATTGATTCTCAaacgtgattttttttaaatgcacacacacgtacacacacacacacacacacacacacacacacacacaccaggttCGTCCTGTTGATCTGGTGTTTTGTGAAACTGTGTCCATAAAGTACAAGCCAAAGACTTGTTACTCAGTGATAGGAGTCCTGTAATGGATCTTATCAAGTTTACTCTTGAGGCCAGTAAATCTGTTGTACTAAtatgcctgcacacacacacacagacacacacaaacacacacacacacacacacacacacacacacacacacacacacacacacaaaaacgtGCTTGTTTTTCATGTGGTGTAAATGAATTACATCATCCCTTGTTGCGCCCCTCCCCCTCCCGAGTCTGGCATCAGAGGAGCAAAGCCTGTTCATCTGTTCGTCAGTCAGGCCAACTCGGCATGTAAACATGTCCGCCAACACAAAGGTGGCAACGCCTTCCCATCAGCCATTATATCATGCAGGAAAGGTCTGACTGTCAGTTAAAATGACTccacattttttctttctctttttttttttttgcacttaaTTATATTTATGGATTTAGACTTGAACAGTTTCCTCTAAGATCAGTCAAAGTAAAAGCTCACAATaaggtttttgtctttttgcaaaCTATCATCATAATGTTATGATCTAGATTTACTGGAACTGTGATCCAGTAAAACCTGAAATGGGAGGAAACATATTGCTCAGCATTACAAATGTCACCAGCTTTAGTCCCAGAGCCTGTAAACCCTCACAAATCTGTGCCTTCTGCTCAGAGATGTAATCTCATgggagattttttaaaaacgtcACAGGAATTATTACTTTCCCACTATTTTCTATGATACTACAACATGTTATGTTTGTATACTTTTTGTTAGGATGGCACAGGAATCCCTCTCCACTTCTGGGGCGTGTTTGACGGACATGCAGGTTCTGGAGCCGCCATCATGGCCTCCAAGCTCCTTCACCGCCTCATCAGAGACCGTCTGGGAGAAATCTGCCACTTGCTGGAGAACCCCAACAGCGCTCCTCCGATCTGCCTGGCCAAGAACGGCAGCCCGTACCAGGCCGACACGAAGAAGGGAGCCTCACAGGAGCCAGAGGACCCAGATGCTGTCAGCGACTCCACAGTACGCTTTCACATGGAGAAGGCTGTCAGCCTGGAGGGCTTGGTGATCGGAGTCATAGAGACCGCCTTCTCACAGATGGTGAGCAGATGATAATCAACAATCTCCGTgagaaaacaacagagcagtAAAAGGAATTTGTGCACATTTTGCATTTTAGCTGTGATTTGTGCCCAAGGTCAACAAAGGTAGATTGGCATAAAATTAGGTATATATATTAATGGTTCCCAGAATCCTAATAACTTTTGGTGTTTCCTCAACTTTGCCTGTAGCGCCGCATTTTCCAGGAAAGTATCTCAGCCTCTGCTGGACAGAATTGCACCAAATTCATCATTCATAGTTCTCAGATTTTCCATCCTAGCAGCATTGAGTTTCATCTGACACCACGATGAGGTTGATATTGGTGGCTTTGAGTCAAATATCTCAACAGCTCTTGGATGGATCACtatgaaatttggtacactCATTATTGTTCCCCCACAGGATGAATTGCAACTGCCGTGAATCGTGAATTGCCAACGACATGCACTGagggtgtttgtgtctgcatgttTAAATTCGGTCAACTCTCATTGCAGTCAGCATTCACCAGAGACTCCggatcttcctcttcttctttcccctctcctctctgtaacatcACGTTCATGAAGTTAAGttcatttcccctccagctccagcaaGGAGTCTACATTACAGTATATTAACACccgacaatggaggtcacctccgcagatcactgctgcagccAGGTTGATAAACAGCAGTGCAGATAAATCCACTTCTTGATCCCAAAACTTAAAAAGTAATCTGTGAGCGGCTCCGGATTAGAGCAGAATCCAGTAAGACTCCAgatgtttattcctccagaaggtctggctttGCACCAGattctctcctccagagctggccggctctgagcagctgcagccgcttttgttttgattaagaGACCTTTCGCTCCATAAATTACATATAGTGTGTTTACTTTCCACTCAGCAACATCCTCAAGTAGAAATGTCACTTTTTCTAATTTTGGTTGACGACCGGAAAGCCTGCAAAACTAAAgtcattcccatcagcctcagctgtgcttCGTGTTTATATaagatgttagcatgctaacacgctaaactaagatggtgaacatacTGGAGTAAACATCATACGTGCAAAACACTAACATTGTTACATTGTGAGCTTGTAATCTTATTTTAACTTTGTGCTCAGAGCACATCTGTGCTCAGACACGCAGCAGACTGTTAATTCTTAATCATCTCATGATCTCTTCCTGTTTGTGGTTGAGTGTCTGAAATTAAGAATTCAGATTGCACAAATAGGCTGAATCTGCTCAGTGACGCGCAGTTAGGGAACTCAAAGTGAGAGACCTCTCTGATGCAACCACCGTCTGGTTTAGATGATGCAGATAAAAACCCCACATCTTAGGTAATGTATTCTTCAAAGCCTCCTTGTTTCCCTCCATTAGCGCGGCTGTTTTGTTTGGAGCATGAATATGtatgaagaaaaataatgagCTATTCCGGGTGATGAGAGGCAAAGTGTGCACCTCGAAGCTTGGAGGTTTTTCTGCCCTTTCAGTTCTTACTTagattttttctctctctctctctctttatctcagGATGACCTgattgaaaaggaaaaagcGTCGTACGCCATCTCCGGTGGGTGCTGTGCCTTAGCTGCCATTCATATGATGGGGAAACTCTATGTCGCCAATGCTGGAGACAGCAGGTGAGAGATCTGAAAAGTACTTCCCACTGCAGGCTACAGGATAAAGGAAATGACTGTAATTTACCCTCCAGGTGTATGTACCTTTATACTCAGGGGCAGTCCTGTAGACATCAGGGCTCTTTGTGCCCCCTGGGGTTCAGTCTGCATACTGCAGCGTGATCTGAGCTGTAGGTGTTAAATAATGTTCTGCCTGTGTGaatcttctccctctctctctctctctctctccgcagGGCCATAATCATACGGAATAACGAAGTCATTCCCATGACGAACGAATTCACACCGGAGTCAGAGAGACAGCGGCTACAGTATCTGGTATTCTTTTATCCTCTATGTTTCAGAAGAGATTatttaacattaaacacatgTTCATGGAGGGCTTTATAATCTTGTGGCTGCATATGAAGTTAAAGAGATCTTTGATTTGTATTTGTCCACAGTGAGGTGAGTTGAGCATGATGCATAGACAACCTGAAGCAGAGGGAGGAAATCCTGTTCATCGGTGGCTTGATTTAGTCGGTTGTAGTTATGAGTCACAGAGTGGGTGGATGATGTTCGCTGCTAAAAACAGGGGGAGCTTTTCTGTGCCTCGGCATACAGCAGCACGTACTGCAGGCCCTCTGTTACGCACGctaatcttttcttttcttgcatGTAGACTAACCTCCGCTTCCTGACACACAGTTAAGGCTTCTtatgtaaatcttttttttattctgcgGTTTAATGTGACCTGCCCCGTTTTGTGTGTGTCGTCACAGGGCTTCCTGAGGCCGGAGCTCCTGGGAAACGAGTTCACTCACATTGAGTTCCCCCGCAGGATCCAGCACAGCGAGCTTGGCAAAAAGATGCTCTACAGAGACCACACCATGACTGGCTGGTAAACCTGGAGATCCCTTTTAATCACATCTCCCACAGTTAATCACTTTTCATAAACACTCTGTCCTATAATTAGTCGGAACAGTTTGCTTGCGGAGTGTTTACGAGGCCTTAAACTAACTAtgttcacccagaaatgaaaaaaaaaaaaaaagccataatTTACCCACCCTCAAGCCAATGGAAAGTTTTACAACAAACACCTCTGGAGTTTCACGGCAAAACAGTGTTGCGGCGTTcctctaaacaactgaagaagataGGGACttgtttttgaatgcaaaaaagcaaacaaataatgtttcagtttttcagttattttcattttttaaaacaagtccccatctacctcagttgttcaggagaatgttGCAGCACTGTGTTACTGTGACGCTCCAGAAGTGTTTTTGATAGActaaaacttcacccgactttacATCATGAGTACATAAAAccagcattttcatttatggGTGAATTTAACCTTTAATCTGCCAAAAATGTTCAGGATGAATACATTCCTTGTTTAgtttatgaaatataataaaatagtttttttttttttaaaaaggcccgTCACAATTTCCTTTAAGCTTTTGTCCAATCGAAAACTTAAAGCACATCAGTTTTCTATGATAAGAAAAAActtcttttgacatttttatgaactAGTTATTTTTACGACCCCAAAGCAAAATGAAGGAGCAAACAAAATTAGTCCAATTTTAGGGTCATTAAGTAAACAAAAGCTCAGGTGCTGATTGGATGAATGGCCAAAGTTCGAGTGGGAAcctcctgaaacaaaaacaaaacagaagccAAAAGTacacagaaaacaacactgGTTGCTTTTGCCAAAAAACTTTTCCTGACATCTTTTTTTCAGGAACTTAACCTGAGCTCTGTTGGTTGTGTGTTGTAGGGCTTATAAGACAATCGTTGAAGATGATCTGAAATTCCCCCTGATATACGGAGAGGGCAAAAAGGTAAGAAACAAGATATTGTGCTTGATGTAGACGATTGTTTTCCACGTAGGTATTCTAATTAAATATAGATTCAAAGGTCATTATATTAATTTTCGATTGTGTAGGCAGATGAATACAATTATGACGCATCTTCACATCTATAAGTGTTTTGTTAGATTGTGCAGAGTCTGCGTGGGCGGAAACGAAACCTgcttaacattttcattattgtcTGAGAGAACACGGTCTTCATTTAATAATCCCTACCTAAGTGGATTTTCCAAGAACTGAACTACATTACTGAAACAGTAACCTACAtcattatctgtgtgtgtgtgtgcgcgcgcgcgcgtgtgtgtgtgtgtgtgtgtgtgtgtgtgtgtgtgtgtgtgtgtgtgtgtgtgtcacaggcACGTGTCATGGCGACGATCGGAGTGACCCGTGGGCTTGGGGATCATGACCTGAAGGTGTACAACTCCAACATCTACATCAAGCCCTTCCTGTCCTGCGTCCCTGAGGTGAGTATAAGGAGTCAGGAGCAGCTCCGGTTGTCAGCACTGCCCGAGTCGAGTCCTCAGGCAGCGCTGCTTTAAACACCGTGGAAGCCTTTCAGACGCAGTCGAGCAGCTTTTTGGCCCTGGGCCTCACTTAGTTGGCTGTGAGGCTCTTTTGCTCACAGATGCGTCTCATAAAATGCCTTTGTGCGGGCTCAGATTTGGTGCAAAGAATAAGCAGAATGTACTCCTGCAGGGATTTTGTTCCTTTTATTTTGGGGTATTTTACATAATAAagggaaaacaaacatcaaaaaagCACGGGAGCCGAGTGGGATTTCCATTTCTCACTTTACACTCTGTATTATGACATGAAGAAGGTGTTAAATCTCCTTTATTTTGTTATGTCATCGATTGTTTCAAGATTCAGTCCGCACAATATGGAGACCTTTAGTTGAGCTTCTTATATTTATACAAGAAGCGTGTCCTCCTCCACAGAGAGGTACTAGATTCTACATCTTCAGCAGCCAGCATAGGTTCTCCGACATGTTTGGAAAGTGAAGCACGGTGTAAGGATTTGTTTCCCCAGGATGGCAATGGAAAGTCACATTTGTTCATCCGGTCAAAGTCAACAAACGTTCTTGACGCCAAACCCAAGAAGCTCAGAGTTAAAGGGCGCTGAAGGGTCTACTGTCACTGCATTATTCTGATACTGGCCCTTTAAGACTCTGAGGTTCTGTTTCATaccagtttttattgattgctttttCGCAGGCATCTGTTAAAACTTTAGAGAGCTTCTCGGTACAACTTCTTCTGTTCTCAATCTAAGAAACAAAGTCAATAACTAAAAAACAAGTCGGTGCCCCGTGAAAGGCTTGTGTGAGCTGCAGAAGTGCaaaacaacttttcttttcttgtttttcttcattgtgCTGCTGTTCAGAAGGTACTTGTGTGAATGCCAGTGGTGTAATGTGACCTCGCATTTACCTGCTTAAGAACAATTTTGAGGTTCTTTTATTTAACTTGATTccaaatgtatttatgtttttactttgttcTTTTACTCCACCGCATTTCAGAAGGAAAGATTTGACTTTCAGATTTATTCAACAGCGGCAGTTACGAGTAAAGATTCTACAAACAGAGCATATGATCAATCTTTAACagattaaactgtaaaacaagtATTTTATGGTCAAGCTGTaacattaaaatgcagtttatAAAGCTTTTAAAGTAATCCGTAATGATATTCCACAAATATGAAGTAATATTACTCATTCTATTCACTTTTTTACGTTTACTTGATATGAGT
It includes:
- the ppm1j gene encoding protein phosphatase 1H translates to MMISKVKNAMSTLVGGMMPHGHHHHHNHHSGGGQTCGPDSLPPRFPYGRPDFLDLTPELLQYSTEHASRPVLTLKRDSRLHWRTGYAEVINAGKSMLNEDQASCEKLFVKKPSGKHRNSTLQEDNGDGTGIPLHFWGVFDGHAGSGAAIMASKLLHRLIRDRLGEICHLLENPNSAPPICLAKNGSPYQADTKKGASQEPEDPDAVSDSTVRFHMEKAVSLEGLVIGVIETAFSQMDDLIEKEKASYAISGGCCALAAIHMMGKLYVANAGDSRAIIIRNNEVIPMTNEFTPESERQRLQYLGFLRPELLGNEFTHIEFPRRIQHSELGKKMLYRDHTMTGWAYKTIVEDDLKFPLIYGEGKKARVMATIGVTRGLGDHDLKVYNSNIYIKPFLSCVPEVKVYNLDENKHGPDDVLVMGTDGLWDVTTDREVADAVTAYLSCCDPSDPMRYTLAAQDLLMRSRGVLKERGWRLPNERLGSGDDITVFVVPLAGLELET